One window from the genome of Polynucleobacter sp. MWH-Svant-W18 encodes:
- the grxC gene encoding glutaredoxin 3, which translates to MPQVTMYSTQVCPYCVMAEKLLLKKGVDNLEKILIDRDPAQREMMMTRTGRRTVPQIYIGETHVGGYDDLVALDRAGKLDPLLV; encoded by the coding sequence ATGCCTCAAGTAACGATGTACAGCACCCAGGTTTGTCCATATTGCGTAATGGCTGAAAAACTATTGCTCAAAAAAGGCGTTGATAATTTAGAAAAGATTTTGATTGATCGTGATCCAGCACAGCGTGAAATGATGATGACTCGCACTGGTCGTCGTACGGTTCCACAAATTTATATTGGTGAGACTCATGTTGGCGGATACGATGATCTAGTGGCTTTGGATCGTGCGGGTAAGCTCGACCCTTTATTGGTTTAA
- a CDS encoding rhodanese-like domain-containing protein, translating to MNFLTQIDNLALIALLVVSGAALFLPTLSTLISGKGLSPTEATIWINRRKAYVFDLRPEAAFKEGRLPGAKLVNSAEITSAIEKLKLDRKHPVVLVCDTGAHSRKALADVQKLGFSEVGVLDGGVKAWKEASLPLVK from the coding sequence ATGAACTTTCTCACTCAAATTGATAATTTAGCGCTTATTGCCCTTTTAGTTGTTTCGGGCGCCGCGCTTTTCCTACCTACATTATCTACGCTTATTAGCGGAAAAGGCTTATCGCCTACAGAAGCGACTATTTGGATTAATCGTCGTAAGGCTTATGTTTTCGATTTGCGCCCAGAGGCTGCATTTAAAGAGGGTCGACTGCCAGGGGCTAAATTGGTTAACTCAGCGGAGATCACGTCTGCTATTGAAAAGCTGAAATTGGATCGCAAGCACCCAGTTGTTTTGGTTTGCGATACGGGCGCTCACTCTCGCAAGGCACTCGCAGATGTGCAAAAGCTCGGTTTTTCTGAAGTTGGGGTTCTTGATGGCGGCGTTAAAGCCTGGAAAGAAGCTTCCCTCCCATTGGTTAAATAA